ttcctgttttttttttggggcagGGCGGAAGGTACAGACTCTCTCAAatccccctgcagacgcccctgaatttCCATAGACATTAGATGTGCTTCTGTGATACATTACCGAATAAATTCAAGGCTGTACTTCATCAAAAGGAGTGCACTTTCACTTGTTTTTGGCCAATTattgatttgatatttaataaaactcatgcaaaattttaggttactaattatagaaataaagaagttatatttgattatttattatatagtatttagATTCATCCTGTAGACGTGGCTCAAAGCAGTAATCAAAGTAAAAAGAGATGTAACAATCGATATAggtaatatctttttttataagtcgGATTAAGTATTTTAGGAATACTTTTTAAGATCCGAAAAATCCTTTGGATCTTATTTGTGATCTGTTAAAATAGAGATACCGAAGATAGTTAGGGTCTTGGATCTTTGGGATAATACAAGTTAACTTATAACTTATCTGATTACTTCGGAATCGGATACAATACCCGTCCTATTTCTTGAACCTgtaagtttgtttttgttacataaaacaacaattatctattttctagtttcatttaaaattctaatGTGTTTACATTTTGAAACGGTTTAATCTCTGTTGATTccctaatcaaaaataattatatttgtcaaatggTATGATATTATGTATCTTTACATAATAAGTTAGTTCTATAAGcccttcctaaaaaaaaaaacctataccATTGCCCAGTTCAAAAATACTATAAGTACACACACGAGTCTAAAATATGTATCTtcttcgatatattaaattagtaaacaatctgtttaaaaatatatttgaccgGCAAGCTTAATCAATTTCATTCTTGATTTTATGCTTACACAAACAACGTGAAGCATATAAATACTCGTAAGAACAAACCACAACCATCAGTCGTAGTTTGTTACTAGCAGTGTGATAATATACAATTGTCACAGGCTTAACTTACTCAAAATGGCATCTCAATTCAAGGtgattatcattaataaaaaaagtgatgatgcattattcatttttcttcttcgtttAGTATATTTGCTTAATTGCTTTAATCGGCTCCGCCGCCGCTGCTGGAGGACCAAGAGCAAGAACTCTTACCGTCAACCGTGCAGGAAAGTCTCTTCTCAATACCTTCCCCTTCAATGATGGAGCCCGTGGAACTGCCCGTTCTGCTCATCATGACCATGCCCATGCTGAACACAATCATGCTCACGCTGAGCATCCAGCTGCCTCTGACAACCGATTGGCCCGTCAAGGAGGTGGTGATGATGTCCCACTTGACATTGGATCCATTGCTGCTGCTGGAGAGCGTTGTATCGATAAGGTCGTCATGGTAGAAGAAACCGAATACGATGATCACATTGAATGTCACCACAGCTACTCTGAAAGATGTCACACTACCTATACAACCGACTTCGAGCCTCAACAAGAGGAAGAGTGTGaagaaaacttcaaaaagagTTGTTTCATCGAATACAAGAAGGTTGCTGTTGATGAGACAGTCAAATTCTGCCACACTCCCTTAGTCTGCGAAGGTGATGGACCTGAAGAATGTAAGACTGTCTACGAATCCGAGTGTGAAACCAAGTACCACGAACATGATGTTGAGGATGACGTTGTCAACTGTGAGACCATCCAAGAAGAGAAGTGCGAGGATGTCACCCAAGGTTACACCACCGAGCAAAAATGTACCAAATGGCCCAAACAAGTCTGTACTTCCGAAAAGAAGAACGTCAAGAAATACAGTCCCCAAACCGAATGTAAGAAGGTCCCCAGACAATTGTGCGGTCCCTCCGGCTGTATTCCCCAACCAGGACCCGAAGAGTGTTTCGATAAGAAAGAAACCATCGTTCAAGAAGTCCCAGAGGAGAACTGTAACTTGGAACCCCAAAAGGCTTGCAAACAAGTCACCAAATTGGTTCCCAGCCTCAAGCCCGTTGAGGAGTGTGTTGATGTACCTAAAGAAGTCTGCTCCCGTTCAAGAAAGAACCCCAGAAAGGTCCAAAAGCCCGTTGTCAAGAAATGGTGCTACGTTCCATCTGCTGCTTCTGGTTTGGCTGCTTAATTTTCTTCAGGGGTTTcctcaacaaataaaaattgagttttgtCGAAATATCAACCCTAGTCATATTCAAACTGCCActgaagtattttaataaattcttttaaatacacTCTTTACTGAGTAAGcttgtttattatttcttctctaccaaacattttctttttgattgaaAGTCTCAAATCCCTTTGTAAAAATCGAACACTTTATTATTAACATGACAATGACTTTGTCCAGTGATttccaaatatcattttttcataacttgtTCTACTTTGTTGATTCcgttttgatttattattttgtaaggaATGCAATTCGTTTTAAGGACTTTTTATGTTCTACTTCAATTGCTGGGATATGTGTATAGATatggttgtaaattgtaagcttttttttttgtaaaaaagtaacctaaaattattataataactcctgatatttttcttttttttgaaaatccaataTGGTCCTCCAATTGGTTGACACGACGTTATTTCACTAAAAGGTTCACCTTATCCATCATGCGTATAGGTCATTTTATAATGGGAACTCTCAAAGATTATGTAAGACGACTAACCTTGAatgttgataattataaaattgtctaTTTGCCCTTGAACATATTTTGGCTCGTGTTAGTGTGAGGGATGGGATTAtcgtagataaatattttgaattttattttcttcttagtatttaacaaatatatcctatatcttctcattttttgattgattttttatgaatgatttaagatattttaggtacatgtattttaattcatttttattattatcaaggatgtcattttttaaagaaaaaaattaagtttataaattagaaaagaaaaaacggttgctgtatgtgctcttttttttctccattatttaattggtcgtCGTTGTGTAAACTTCTGAGTCTGATGTAAGGGTTCTCACCTCTTTATGgtgtaaatttgtttaaaatgtataaaaaataaagatatatagatttaattctaattatacaatattttccctcaGGTATGTTATTTTAAACGTAGAAGGTTCTTTCCTTTATGGTAGTAATGCATTTTGTCCACCAAAAGTGATATAAAAAGCAGCTGATACTAACATAAGGTCCCGCTTTCACTTTgtacgcttttttttttttacaaatatgacaTCCTTATTTATAACATTCTTATGCTCAGTTTCTAAAAGaagatgaatataattttttacacatttatCCTAACAGAGGTCAGAATTTACAACTCTGAccttataattaattgtaagtgtcatttgattatttctaattttcaatTACACCCGTTCACTACCCTCTTTTTAGTTTGAATAATCTATGGGCATAGTGCTTGGAATAACGCATAATGGAAATGCTCTTTTCGTTCAAGAATATATCTCTTGTAATGTTACAAATACATTATAAGAGtcaacttttcattattttgctttttttgcaAGAGTTATGCAACGCTTGAGTGAAtcgtagatatatatatataaatagaatggCATTAAATGCATTTCgaggacagaaaaaaaaaattacattcctTGATATGATGACTTCACTTGGCCCATCATACCATTTCAAGAATCTAGAATATATCACCTGCACTTTTCACGGTGATCCCCTTTTTTCCCAACTCACAATCTcaactttcaaaaagaaaaggaaaatgtgacaaaaaaaaaatgtgactttTATCTGTCTATTTTAAACTACCATCAaatggttaatttttatttgttcttcaaAAGATTAAAACTGAGCAGGAGAATAAATATAACTCTGTGTAGTCTCTGTTATCCTCAAGAACGGACTCGGGTACTGAACCGCGTCCAGGGCCTGGAAACTAGATCCAAAGGACTGCTTGGTACTGTGATGAACTCTGTTGATTTTTGACTCTAGGTACTTTAGGCAAAATTATCCATCATATTTAGATCGGGAGAGATGGGAGATCAAACAGCTAGTCGTAGTAGTGCCCTTGGAGCTATTCCGGAGTCTTTTTGGAGAAGTGGCAGGGAGCAAAGACGGTATCCAGCAACTTCCTTAATTCAGGGTAGCATCACAGATCCCTTCACCTACAAGTAGATCCCAGTGTTGACCCTCAAGTCTGTCGCAAAGATTTCCCGTAGCAATACGATGACAGCAGCTGGGATCTTTGTTTTCGTAGATTTAGGCATATTCCTGTTGTTCATAGAACTCCGTGATGGTTTTGAGCATTGTAGACCTGATtttgacaaaagtttttttttcaaggaaagaACCAGATAACTATTGTTCATTGGGATTATTGAGCATATTGATCAGTTAGGTAGGCTAGACAAGCAGTTAGTCCCaggtatattttattgtctttgTGGAATCTTTTATAGGAAAGAAAcatgtacatttaaaattattataacatgtctaaaatgtttaaaacatGGATTTTTTGCATCTTGCACTGTGCCAGGatgtttttcaagaaaattttcagaTACATAATGTGGCCCTTTTGTAGAATCTGACAAATCTGGACAAAGTATTGTTAATCTCTGCTCAAACATTTATATTCATCTATGTCTGGTACACTCCTTTGATAGCCACAAATGTTATAGTGTCCATTTTACATGATAAGTTTGAAATTTGAGAACTGTATAGGAGTTTGGCCCTTTTGTTTTCGTTTcatagtattcaaatatttttttaaagtcagttCATTCATGTgtagtaaacaaataaaacaaacatcaaaaacAAAGGAATCCCAGACAACATATGATCAagagaaaaaacacaaaaatttaattgttacaaatctctcaagatcaaaatttaataaaaactttcaagtttctgatttcataaattaatttactactTAGTATACAAAggtttaaaaactatgtatctTTATGCCCATTTGTatctttttcttgaaaaaaatttaattatataaatacctgaattattagaaaatcaataattactTATGTATGCGTCGATAATTACTTCCTgagttttaacttacaaaatagactacataataaaatcaaaaaattactaagaagttaaaaaaaaaaatacaaaataatgttttcttttctcATGAGTTAGTcgtaattagatttttttttctttaatttgacctcattttgaTGTACTTCCGGAACGCTGGAACTTTGCCCGGATGCAAGGTAAAGGTTTTTGAtggcatataaaaaaaaattaggaagtcattaccaacacctaaacacatctcatgatccatgataattttgattttggtcaactttacaaaatagtGAACAATCTAATGTTTTTGAACATTCTAAACCTGATCTtgacaaaagttgtttttttcaagggAAGAACCTGTTAATCTATTGTTCATTGGTATTTTTGTCAATGTTGAGGAGCTTGTTCGCCTTGAAAAGCTGTTTTTCCTAGGTATCCGTCCTTGTCATCACTCGTATAAGAGCTTTGGTCTTCATCATAACCTGGTTCAGCTTTACAACCCTACTCGAGTAAATCCCTGTCATCTTTGAGACCTCAGCATTGCTTATATCCCGATCGTTGTTCACCAAAATATTCCCAAATATGCAGTTGTCTTCTgcctctgaaaatgtaataagCTTAAAATCTTCTGCTGTTGACTGCGTGACGGTGTTTTGGGTCATAAGTGAaacgtttatatgtatatttcagaACAAAATGTTATTGTGCAATTTTATTATAGGCCGAATATCTGAACCACAGGATTTTTTGGTACACTCTGTATGGTTGCTATGTTGAAATTTGGCATACTAAGACTTAAGCTTAAAAACCAAATGGTGGAACGCGACTGTTCGCCGGAGTAGATTCCCTGTCATATTTTGATTCCTACGCCAAATTTCGCATTATATGATATTAGAGATAACGTGACACtatcatttttcaactttttcttccaatCGCAGAATTTACCGTGTAGATTTAGTTAAAAGcgtgaattcatggaggttaCCTAGTTAGTTATAGACAGTGTCAGAAAAGGTCAACTTTGGAACAATTTGCATTGGGGTTACTCgtctttagaaaatattttggtaatATTCGCTTTTGTATAAACTGTGGGTAAAACACACCGGGCGGAAAATGCATTTCTgttatttaatatctatataaataaaattaaaaaaatatccatctgtatatataaatgtatgaaaaaaagtcaCATGTTGAACTGTATGttgtgctccctgatgtatatcataaacatgttttgatttaagaaataacaatgtagctgtattaatgaaatcttgcaggccTGTACATATAGCATCGAACCTGTATATTTAGTTTGACACAGGGCTGTTTGAGCGTGAGTCAAAGATGGACACACACAAatagaaaatacgccatatttaaCTGTTCTTCTTCAAACAAGGTGAAAAACGCAAGCTAGGTGGCTCAAAATGTGAATGGTGTTTATGGTAATGATACTGAAACATACCGTCACGCGGTTTTTTAGTTTCGTCGATTTCATTCTGGtaatttgatgtcaaagatgcaacACGCTCTGGAGGGCCAATTgcgtaaataattaatgaataatttgacAGAAAAACATGCAAATTTGTTACTTATGACTAGACTTAAGATTTGAAAACGATCCCTCAATTGCTCCAAAAATTGCTCACtttgattatttcttttaaaataattgctcattttgacctttttgagaaaaatgttcattttgcCCTGTTTTGTTTGAAAACTGTTCATTTCTAAattggtataaaataaaatgagaataTTTGGATTCCAGTTAGAGTACACAACAACTTTTGATTgttctttgataaaatttttctaGGAAAAATCTACCTGGAAAAACCTTCCTTAAGTAGACTCTCTTTTAGGAGATAAGTTATTGATATGATGCACTCATAGTTCAGACTACAGGAGCCAGATACAGATAACAACCAACTAGAGAAAGAGGAAATTTGGAGCGAAGTTGACTGTTGAGTAAAAATTTGGTGAAAAATCCTGATGTATCATTTATTGCAAAAGGTGGAATGGTGGTGATGATGAGATTCCTCCATTTAACAATAATCCTGTTGATATCGCCAACTTCAAATTGGCTTAAACTCCTAATGCAGATGTCTTTAAGTATGTTTAAACTACCATACTGATCGGaagtaaaaattaatggaagaaaatctttataaatgttaatttgtCGATATCATATAGccaaatatatgattaaattctgataaatttaaaacaatactcattagtttaaattatccttataaaactgtatttttctataattacaaattgctaaattttgatactttgagtgttcacttttcaaaattttaatgctCATTTTTGGTCATTTTCGCCAAAAACATcgctcaaaaatccaaaaactacgTATTGTCACATTGACAAGTGGCaatatcatgtattttttttaaaataacaacctaatttttgggattaaaatcatattttttttaatcagaaagaATAGTCAATCTATTGActtgaacaaaagaaaaactcTCAATTTCTGATCACAAATTCATAAAGTGACGTACCTCAGTGGACAAAGCGCTCGGTAgaaatggttatttttattctaaaaaaaataatcaatctaCATAGCaagaacatattttgatcacaaatcaaaaaaagtagATTTCTGAATATTGGATTCAATTATAAgcattgtattaaaatttgtggaATTGAGattatatatccaaaaattttaagtatagcttagaacatttatttgaaCTATGAAACATAAATAGTCTCTGATagtcctttataaaaaaatcaatcaatttatctTTAGGTTATTGCaaagatcaattttggctattttaaatgcaatttacgGGCCTTTGAAAgagttaaaaacaataatttgtgATAGAAACTTACAATAATTTgtcagaaatagaaaaaatataatccatgatcaattttgagaaaaaatattatagcctGTTTTGTGTTGAGGTgccacatatattttatatgaaggtCTGGTcaactaatataattataaaaatattttttacctaattttgtacattattagaaaatctaataaattttattttactaataaataataatttactttagaaaaatatgtaataaacaacagtttgtattattatataaataactcaattaGAAACGAAAAATGcgaatttaagaaattttgatttatttggaGACATTCATCTTACATTTTATAACAGggataaaacaaaagaaaatgacaTCAGTGTGGCAGTTTGAATTTGACTAGTGATAATAATGCCaagttttgatctttttttgatgGAGTAATCTCTGAAGAAAATTAAGCAGCCAAACCAGAAGCAGCAGATGGAACGTAGCACCATTTCTTGACAACGGGCTTTTGGACCTTTCTGGGGTTCTTTCTGGAACGGGAACAGACTTCTTTAGGTACATCAACGCACTCCTCAACGGGCTTAAGGCTGGGAACCAATTTGGTAACTTGTTTGCAAGCCTTTTGGGGTTCCAAGTTACAGTTTTCCTCTGGGACTTCTTGAACGATGGTTTCTTTCTTATCGAAACACTCTTCGGGTCCTGGTTGGGGAACACAGCCGGAGGGACCACACAATTGTCTGGGGACCTTCTTACATTCAGTTTGGGGACTGTATTTCTTGacgtttttcttttcatttgtaCAGACTTGTTTGGGCCATTTGGTACATTTTTGCTCGGTAGTGTAACCTTGGGTGACATCCTCACACTTCTCTTCTTGGATGGTCTCACAGTTGACAACATCATCCTCAACATCGTGTTCGTGGTACTTAGTTTCGCACTCTGATTCGTAGACAGTCTTGCATTCTTCAGGTCCATCACCTTCGCAAACCAAGGGAGTGTGACAGAATTTGACGGTCTCCTCAACAGCGACCTTCTTGTATTCGATGAAACAActctttttgaagttttcttCGCACTCTTCCTCTTGTTGAGGCTCGAAGTCGGTGGTGTAGGTGGTGTGACATCTCTCGGAGTAGCTGTGGTGACATTCGATGTGATCATCATATTCGGTTTCTTCTACTATGACGACCTTATCGATACAACGCTCTCCAGCAGCGGCAATAGATCCAATGTCAAGTGGGACATCATCAATACCTC
The Lepeophtheirus salmonis chromosome 10, UVic_Lsal_1.4, whole genome shotgun sequence DNA segment above includes these coding regions:
- the LOC121125256 gene encoding uncharacterized protein, yielding MASQFKYICLIALIGSAAAAGGPRARTLTVNRAGKSLLNTFPFNDGARGTARSAHHDHAHAEHNHAHAEHPAASDNRLARQGGGDDVPLDIGSIAAAGERCIDKVVMVEETEYDDHIECHHSYSERCHTTYTTDFEPQQEEECEENFKKSCFIEYKKVAVDETVKFCHTPLVCEGDGPEECKTVYESECETKYHEHDVEDDVVNCETIQEEKCEDVTQGYTTEQKCTKWPKQVCTSEKKNVKKYSPQTECKKVPRQLCGPSGCIPQPGPEECFDKKETIVQEVPEENCNLEPQKACKQVTKLVPSLKPVEECVDVPKEVCSRSRKNPRKVQKPVVKKWCYVPSAASGLAA
- the LOC121125061 gene encoding uncharacterized protein is translated as MAFQFKYICLIALIGSAAAAGGPRARTLTVNRAGKSLLNTFPFNDGARGTARAAHHEHAHAEHDHAHAEHQAASDNRLARQGGIDDVPLDIGSIAAAGERCIDKVVIVEETEYDDHIECHHSYSERCHTTYTTDFEPQQEEECEENFKKSCFIEYKKVAVEETVKFCHTPLVCEGDGPEECKTVYESECETKYHEHDVEDDVVNCETIQEEKCEDVTQGYTTEQKCTKWPKQVCTNEKKNVKKYSPQTECKKVPRQLCGPSGCVPQPGPEECFDKKETIVQEVPEENCNLEPQKACKQVTKLVPSLKPVEECVDVPKEVCSRSRKNPRKVQKPVVKKWCYVPSAASGLAA